A stretch of the Aphis gossypii isolate Hap1 chromosome 2, ASM2018417v2, whole genome shotgun sequence genome encodes the following:
- the LOC114129933 gene encoding protein qui-1 isoform X1 — protein sequence MNNEDEVQKVFRGELDTAEWAIPRLVKVFIASTRNDFLEERRCILENVGPDLQNLYDSTGLEVEFVDMHYGSELDPMKNPFLFAEHLDEIKNCRKVSRGCFFLCLVGDEHQPCPAPVCIAEDAYEQLKDAAQELNLEWSAVEGAYQLDPLNNHYTLPKPNEKDQEQLALWYEKNEKALVVMQEASQELLSRGLIVDPQIFHSAVQHQTLHALDLDKDHMVVFNREFTGRHNYESGIDETVSSFKHFLKDTVSPDNLIELSVEWKPGGIDGEHPEHDMYLTIFQEAVMSKMQSMINTSIEQRPELNARNKTIQEVLKEAIVHIAHCKDLIKLNPPNPQLDAVTKIRKMMSTTTKHGPIIIHGGLGSGKTSIITTIYRECEKWFDKKPVRIVRFSGVTPRASYNLELLRIICEQLTCILQPTGLCVPLDASFDPLYISDWFQTLLKRFEEECRSSTLILFIDDLHRLNPLDSDVVAGLSWLPTVLPFNVHIVCTTLNIPDELKMTPLQKERFRNSEFYVEQPDANIETIKTNINNMLDNYEQVFGLKAVSKLASYISVSEFGLTETELLELLMPTTGDFGTPLKLKDGNFNFSTFCTAKKTIMPLLYEKFMSGRILLCWRHKITFDVVMQRYLTSKLQKRTLHMEIGNLFFSEFSKDESESKTDGSVSKDGETIIQNDMTYSLRHVEESWIHLLKAGDHIRLKELTLCNFDFLLAAVRTISVSYLRSILEHARCYVLDRDVELVYYTVRKSSDVLTRDTLQLGAQIISWLRPVADSSKLMHRIIRCSVSWCDGFTDPLLVPHTSWLQPPLPLHIKCVNCGIPIRHIAPTPSAQHVVVIPKEGDAQLWHTMGNTRVQTFQGHQKPIKCLNINKNPQLLVTGSEDRSVLVWDLNTYALLAKYTELESLVLSLCVATINDGGNKELGVVLGCENSKILLFTLKGKMVRKIDYHKGPVTAVQLTSQDVLVTGSSDCTVCLWEMDTLDLLNTISLPGPVEMLDISIDSMFLLVLCEGNQLWLHALATGTLIHNLKGYCSKVMSIALAEDCQRAVVAGIDSRVYIYDIHSGDLDLVPISTAPHHKEVIAVKITNNDDFLVTAGNGKIAYWNFRKMGSAHTINKQSSPLSRKPHTSAITCLDISRDGTMAVTGGLDSLVNVWHLNVESLENVYQLNNNELHSTMHGHTAAITCLAIASNGLFAVSGSEDKLVLVWGLTVGNAVFTFSGHQSAITAVEVTSDSEKVVSSDKAGVIAVWLSDNGTLLNSVICPATNLSVTNNMKYLVSGDGHFSLHIWPLSIKNEGGPWTEKWPVSHTEEITCFVITYDSLQIITGSKDMSLKVWQINGGKLSQVLVGHEDQVTCVAVAISDKSIVVSGSWDANLIIWDIHTGDDRHLLTGHLGHVTCVKLSGDGSVALSGSDDKRIIVWDTKRGVALTSLQLHLPILGLSMSTDVTRVAVHLYESQYLPITQLMNTPAQYVKVPVFINREHRSLAAKKPTRRMLIKEYSLDSYTWQRKYAHLTSSITRAAVDEKLRRFSVSASMEEISKQANNNENMGSQNLGPEQAALAQSQHFDQLIAEWNNKRSPSKSTSRPNVFLSKQNSRSSRQHSADDESHGSDDFI from the exons taaTGAGAAAGATCAAGAACAGTTGGCACTttggtatgaaaaaaatgaaaaagctTTAGTAGTAATGCAAGAAGCATCTCAGGAACTATTAAGCAGAGGTTTGATTGTTGATCCTCAAATATTTCATTCGGCAGTTCAGCATCAAACTTTACACGCTCTAG ACTTAGATAAAGATCATATGGTCGTGTTCAACAGAGAATTCACTGGACGGCACAATTATGAAAGTGGTATCGACGAAACGGTTTcatcatttaaacatttcttaAAGGACACTGTATCACCAGATAATCTTATTGAATTAAG CGTAGAATGGAAACCTGGAGGTATCGACGGTGAACATCCAGAACATGATATGTATTTGACCATATTCCAAGAAGCAGTCATGTCAAAAATGCAAAGTATGATAAATACAAGCATTGAACAGAGACCCGAGTTAAATGCcagaaataaaactatacaagaAGTGCTGAAGGAAGCGATAGTGCACATAGCACACTGCAAAGATCTGATTAAACTTAACCCTCCGAATCCTCAATTAGATGCAGTCACTAAGATACGAAAAATGATGTCTACGACCACTAAACATGGGCCGATCATCATACATGGTGGTCTTGGCTCCGGAAAAACATCGATAATCACCACTATCTATCGAGAATGTGAAAAATGGTTCGACAAAAAACCAGTAAGAATAGTAAGGTTTTCGGGAGTGACGCCAAGGGCCTCGTACAATTTGGAACTGTTGAGAATCATTTGCGAACAGCTAACTTGTATACTTCAGCCTACTGGACTTTGCGTACCTTTAGATGCCTCTTTTGACCCGTTGTATATCAGCGATTGGTTCCAGACGTTATTAAAACGATTTGAAGAAGAATGCAGATCATCAACCTTGATTTTGTTCATTGACGACTTGCATAGGTTAAATCCTTTGGATTCAGATGTTGTCGCAGGTCTGTCCTGGTTACCGACAGTACTGCCATTTAATGTACATATCGTATGCACAACTTTGAACATTCCTGATGAATTGAAAATGACACCACTACAAAAAGAACGTTTTAGAAATTCTGAATTTTATGTAGAACAACCAGACGCTAATATAG agacaATCAagacaaatattaacaatatgttAGACAACTACGAACAAGTGTTTGGTTTGAAAGCTGTTTCTAAATTAGCTTCATACATATCAGTATCCGAATTTGGTTTGACAGAAACCGAACTTCTTGAGCTGCTTATGCCAACAACTGGTGATTTTGGAACTCCTTTAAAGTTAAAAGACgggaatttcaatttttccaCATTTTGTACAgctaaaaaaactataa tgCCTCTCTTATATGAAAAGTTCATGAGcggtcgtatattattatgttggagacataaaataacatttgatgTAGTTATGCAAAGGTATCTTacatcaaaattacaaaaaagaaCGTTACATATGGAAATAGGAAACTTGTTCTTCAGTGAATTTTCCAAAGACgaatcagaatctaaaactgaTGGtt cagTAAGTAAAGATGGAGAAACCATTATACAAAACGATATGACGTATAGTTTGAGACATGTCGAGGAATCGTGGATTCATCTGTTAAAAGCAG GTGACCACATCAGACTAAAAGAGTTGACTTTATgcaattttgactttttattgGCGGCGGTACGAACTATATCCGTCAGTTACCTACGATCTATTCTCGAGCACGCGCGATGTTATGTGTTGGATAGAGATGTCGAATTGGTTTACTACACTGTGAGAAAATCGAGTGACGTATTAACTAGGGATACTTTGCAGCTCGGTGCACAAATCATAAGTTGGCTACGACCCGTGGCAG ATAGTAGCAAACTAATGCACAGAATCATAAGATGTTCGGTATCTTGGTGTGACGGTTTCACGGATCCGTTATTGGTGCCGCATACAAGTTGGCTTCAGCCACCTTTACCTCTTCACATCAAGt GCGTCAACTGCGGTATACCGATCCGCCACATAGCTCCTACGCCTTCAGCGCAGCATGTAGTTGTCATACCGAAAGAAGGCGACGCTCAACTTTGGCACACGATGGGAAACACAAGGGTTCAGACGTTTCAGGGACATCAAAAACCGATCAAATGTTTGAACATAAACAAAAACCCTCAGTTATTAGTCACCGGTTCTGAAGACCGAAGCGTTCTAGTCTGGGATCTAAACACATATGCTTTATTAGCGAAATACAC TGAACTAGAATCTCTGGTTTTAAGTCTTTGCGTAGCGACGATAAACGACGGCGGCAATAAGGAACTTGGCGTTGTTTTAGGTTgcgaaaatagtaaaatacttcTGTTCACATTAAAAGGTAAAATGGTAAGAAAAATTGACTATCACAAAGGACCCGTTACAGCCGTTCAACTGACATCACAAGACGTTCTAGTTACgg GTTCATCAGATTGCACCGTGTGTCTTTGGGAAATGGATACTCTCGACCTACTCAACACCATCTCTCTGCCCGGGCCTGTTGAAATGTTGGACATATCGATCGACTCAATGTTCCTGTTGGTTCTATGCGAAGGAAACCAGTTGTGGCTACATGCGCTGGCGACGGGCACGCTCATACACAACCTGAAAGGATACTGTTCTAAGGTTATGTCGATCGCATTAGCCGAGGACTGTCAGCGAGCAGTGGTGGCTGGTATTGACTCCAGGGTGTATATCTACGACATACATTCAGGAGATTTGGACCTGGTGCCAATATCTACGGCACCACACCACAAAGAAGTTATTGCCGTAAAAATCACAAACAACGACGACTTTCTCGTCACTGCAG GAAATGGCAAGATCGCTTACTGGAATTTCCGGAAAATGGGAAGCGCACACACAATCAACAAGCAATCGTCACCGTTATCGCGAAAGCCGCATACCAGCGCTATCACCTGTTTGGACATATCAAGGGATGGCACAATGGCCGTTACAG GTGGCCTAGATAGTCTAGTTAATGTGTGGCATCTAAACGTGGAGAGTTTGGAAAATGTCTATCAGCTGAACAACAACGAGTTACACTCCACCATGCACGGCCACACAGCCGCCATAACATGTCTAGCCATTGCTTCTAACGGACTTTTCGCCGTTTCCGGTTCGGAGGACAAACTTGTGTTGGTCTGGGGCTTGACCGTGGGCAATGCCGTTTTCACGTTCAGC GGCCACCAATCGGCTATCACCGCCGTGGAGGTAACCTCAGACAGCGAGAAGGTTGTGTCCAGTGACAAGGCGGGCGTCATAGCAGTCTGGCTGTCAGACAATGGGACGCTACTCAATTCAGTGATATGTCCAGCTACTAATCTATCAGTGACCAATAACATGAAATACCTAGTTAGCGGTGACGGCCATTTTTC GCTGCACATCTGGCCTTTGTCAATCAAAAACGAGGGAGGACCTTGGACGGAAAAATGGCCTGTCAGTCACACGGAAGAGATAACGTGTTTCGTGATAACGTATGACTCGTTGCAAATAATCACCGGGTCCAAAGACATGTCATTGAAAGTTTGGCAAATTAATGGTGGCAAACTGTCGCAG GTGTTGGTCGGACACGAAGACCAAGTAACGTGCGTGGCGGTGGCCATCAGCGACAAATCAATCGTTGTATCCGGTTCATGGGACGCCAACCTCATCATATGGGACATACACACAGGCGATGACAGACACCTGCTGACTGGTCATCTGGGTCATGTGACGTGCGTCAAGCTGAGCGGTGACGGTTCGGTGGCTCTTTCCGGGTCCGACGACAAACGCATAATCGTGTGGGACACGAAACGCGGAGTGGCGCTCACGTCTTTACAGCTGCACCTCCCCATTTTGGGCCTGTCCATGTCCACAGACGTGACCAGAGTCGCGGTACACCTGTACGAGAGCCAGTATTTGCCGATCACGCAGCTGATGAACACGCCCGCTCAGTACGTCAAGGTTCCGGTATTCATCAACCGAG AACACAGATCACTGGCCGCCAAAAAACCCACGAGGAGGATGTTGATCAAAGAATATTCGTTGGACTCGTACACGTGGCAACGGAAGTACGCGCACTTGACCTCGTCGATAACGCGGGCGGCCGTCGATGAAAAGCTTCGCCGGTTTTCCGTTTCGGCCAGCATGGAAGAAATATCAAAACAGGCCAATAATAACGAGAACATGGGATCACAG AATCTAGGTCCCGAACAGGCCGCTTTAGCACAATCGCAACACTTTGACCAATTGATCGCCGAATGGAACAACAAACGATCGCCTTCCAAATCAACGAGCCGACCGAACGTG tttTTATCCAAACAGAACTCGAGATCGAGCAGACAGCATTCAGCTGACGACGAGAGCCACGGCAGCGATG ATTTCATCTGA
- the LOC114129933 gene encoding protein qui-1 isoform X2, whose protein sequence is MNNEDEVQKVFRGELDTAEWAIPRLVKVFIASTRNDFLEERRCILENVGPDLQNLYDSTGLEVEFVDMHYGSELDPMKNPFLFAEHLDEIKNCRKVSRGCFFLCLVGDEHQPCPAPVCIAEDAYEQLKDAAQELNLEWSAVEGAYQLDPLNNHYTLPKPNEKDQEQLALWYEKNEKALVVMQEASQELLSRGLIVDPQIFHSAVQHQTLHALDLDKDHMVVFNREFTGRHNYESGIDETVSSFKHFLKDTVSPDNLIELSVEWKPGGIDGEHPEHDMYLTIFQEAVMSKMQSMINTSIEQRPELNARNKTIQEVLKEAIVHIAHCKDLIKLNPPNPQLDAVTKIRKMMSTTTKHGPIIIHGGLGSGKTSIITTIYRECEKWFDKKPVRIVRFSGVTPRASYNLELLRIICEQLTCILQPTGLCVPLDASFDPLYISDWFQTLLKRFEEECRSSTLILFIDDLHRLNPLDSDVVAGLSWLPTVLPFNVHIVCTTLNIPDELKMTPLQKERFRNSEFYVEQPDANIETIKTNINNMLDNYEQVFGLKAVSKLASYISVSEFGLTETELLELLMPTTGDFGTPLKLKDGNFNFSTFCTAKKTIMPLLYEKFMSGRILLCWRHKITFDVVMQRYLTSKLQKRTLHMEIGNLFFSEFSKDESESKTDGLSKDGETIIQNDMTYSLRHVEESWIHLLKAGDHIRLKELTLCNFDFLLAAVRTISVSYLRSILEHARCYVLDRDVELVYYTVRKSSDVLTRDTLQLGAQIISWLRPVADSSKLMHRIIRCSVSWCDGFTDPLLVPHTSWLQPPLPLHIKCVNCGIPIRHIAPTPSAQHVVVIPKEGDAQLWHTMGNTRVQTFQGHQKPIKCLNINKNPQLLVTGSEDRSVLVWDLNTYALLAKYTELESLVLSLCVATINDGGNKELGVVLGCENSKILLFTLKGKMVRKIDYHKGPVTAVQLTSQDVLVTGSSDCTVCLWEMDTLDLLNTISLPGPVEMLDISIDSMFLLVLCEGNQLWLHALATGTLIHNLKGYCSKVMSIALAEDCQRAVVAGIDSRVYIYDIHSGDLDLVPISTAPHHKEVIAVKITNNDDFLVTAGNGKIAYWNFRKMGSAHTINKQSSPLSRKPHTSAITCLDISRDGTMAVTGGLDSLVNVWHLNVESLENVYQLNNNELHSTMHGHTAAITCLAIASNGLFAVSGSEDKLVLVWGLTVGNAVFTFSGHQSAITAVEVTSDSEKVVSSDKAGVIAVWLSDNGTLLNSVICPATNLSVTNNMKYLVSGDGHFSLHIWPLSIKNEGGPWTEKWPVSHTEEITCFVITYDSLQIITGSKDMSLKVWQINGGKLSQVLVGHEDQVTCVAVAISDKSIVVSGSWDANLIIWDIHTGDDRHLLTGHLGHVTCVKLSGDGSVALSGSDDKRIIVWDTKRGVALTSLQLHLPILGLSMSTDVTRVAVHLYESQYLPITQLMNTPAQYVKVPVFINREHRSLAAKKPTRRMLIKEYSLDSYTWQRKYAHLTSSITRAAVDEKLRRFSVSASMEEISKQANNNENMGSQNLGPEQAALAQSQHFDQLIAEWNNKRSPSKSTSRPNVFLSKQNSRSSRQHSADDESHGSDDFI, encoded by the exons taaTGAGAAAGATCAAGAACAGTTGGCACTttggtatgaaaaaaatgaaaaagctTTAGTAGTAATGCAAGAAGCATCTCAGGAACTATTAAGCAGAGGTTTGATTGTTGATCCTCAAATATTTCATTCGGCAGTTCAGCATCAAACTTTACACGCTCTAG ACTTAGATAAAGATCATATGGTCGTGTTCAACAGAGAATTCACTGGACGGCACAATTATGAAAGTGGTATCGACGAAACGGTTTcatcatttaaacatttcttaAAGGACACTGTATCACCAGATAATCTTATTGAATTAAG CGTAGAATGGAAACCTGGAGGTATCGACGGTGAACATCCAGAACATGATATGTATTTGACCATATTCCAAGAAGCAGTCATGTCAAAAATGCAAAGTATGATAAATACAAGCATTGAACAGAGACCCGAGTTAAATGCcagaaataaaactatacaagaAGTGCTGAAGGAAGCGATAGTGCACATAGCACACTGCAAAGATCTGATTAAACTTAACCCTCCGAATCCTCAATTAGATGCAGTCACTAAGATACGAAAAATGATGTCTACGACCACTAAACATGGGCCGATCATCATACATGGTGGTCTTGGCTCCGGAAAAACATCGATAATCACCACTATCTATCGAGAATGTGAAAAATGGTTCGACAAAAAACCAGTAAGAATAGTAAGGTTTTCGGGAGTGACGCCAAGGGCCTCGTACAATTTGGAACTGTTGAGAATCATTTGCGAACAGCTAACTTGTATACTTCAGCCTACTGGACTTTGCGTACCTTTAGATGCCTCTTTTGACCCGTTGTATATCAGCGATTGGTTCCAGACGTTATTAAAACGATTTGAAGAAGAATGCAGATCATCAACCTTGATTTTGTTCATTGACGACTTGCATAGGTTAAATCCTTTGGATTCAGATGTTGTCGCAGGTCTGTCCTGGTTACCGACAGTACTGCCATTTAATGTACATATCGTATGCACAACTTTGAACATTCCTGATGAATTGAAAATGACACCACTACAAAAAGAACGTTTTAGAAATTCTGAATTTTATGTAGAACAACCAGACGCTAATATAG agacaATCAagacaaatattaacaatatgttAGACAACTACGAACAAGTGTTTGGTTTGAAAGCTGTTTCTAAATTAGCTTCATACATATCAGTATCCGAATTTGGTTTGACAGAAACCGAACTTCTTGAGCTGCTTATGCCAACAACTGGTGATTTTGGAACTCCTTTAAAGTTAAAAGACgggaatttcaatttttccaCATTTTGTACAgctaaaaaaactataa tgCCTCTCTTATATGAAAAGTTCATGAGcggtcgtatattattatgttggagacataaaataacatttgatgTAGTTATGCAAAGGTATCTTacatcaaaattacaaaaaagaaCGTTACATATGGAAATAGGAAACTTGTTCTTCAGTGAATTTTCCAAAGACgaatcagaatctaaaactgaTGGtt TAAGTAAAGATGGAGAAACCATTATACAAAACGATATGACGTATAGTTTGAGACATGTCGAGGAATCGTGGATTCATCTGTTAAAAGCAG GTGACCACATCAGACTAAAAGAGTTGACTTTATgcaattttgactttttattgGCGGCGGTACGAACTATATCCGTCAGTTACCTACGATCTATTCTCGAGCACGCGCGATGTTATGTGTTGGATAGAGATGTCGAATTGGTTTACTACACTGTGAGAAAATCGAGTGACGTATTAACTAGGGATACTTTGCAGCTCGGTGCACAAATCATAAGTTGGCTACGACCCGTGGCAG ATAGTAGCAAACTAATGCACAGAATCATAAGATGTTCGGTATCTTGGTGTGACGGTTTCACGGATCCGTTATTGGTGCCGCATACAAGTTGGCTTCAGCCACCTTTACCTCTTCACATCAAGt GCGTCAACTGCGGTATACCGATCCGCCACATAGCTCCTACGCCTTCAGCGCAGCATGTAGTTGTCATACCGAAAGAAGGCGACGCTCAACTTTGGCACACGATGGGAAACACAAGGGTTCAGACGTTTCAGGGACATCAAAAACCGATCAAATGTTTGAACATAAACAAAAACCCTCAGTTATTAGTCACCGGTTCTGAAGACCGAAGCGTTCTAGTCTGGGATCTAAACACATATGCTTTATTAGCGAAATACAC TGAACTAGAATCTCTGGTTTTAAGTCTTTGCGTAGCGACGATAAACGACGGCGGCAATAAGGAACTTGGCGTTGTTTTAGGTTgcgaaaatagtaaaatacttcTGTTCACATTAAAAGGTAAAATGGTAAGAAAAATTGACTATCACAAAGGACCCGTTACAGCCGTTCAACTGACATCACAAGACGTTCTAGTTACgg GTTCATCAGATTGCACCGTGTGTCTTTGGGAAATGGATACTCTCGACCTACTCAACACCATCTCTCTGCCCGGGCCTGTTGAAATGTTGGACATATCGATCGACTCAATGTTCCTGTTGGTTCTATGCGAAGGAAACCAGTTGTGGCTACATGCGCTGGCGACGGGCACGCTCATACACAACCTGAAAGGATACTGTTCTAAGGTTATGTCGATCGCATTAGCCGAGGACTGTCAGCGAGCAGTGGTGGCTGGTATTGACTCCAGGGTGTATATCTACGACATACATTCAGGAGATTTGGACCTGGTGCCAATATCTACGGCACCACACCACAAAGAAGTTATTGCCGTAAAAATCACAAACAACGACGACTTTCTCGTCACTGCAG GAAATGGCAAGATCGCTTACTGGAATTTCCGGAAAATGGGAAGCGCACACACAATCAACAAGCAATCGTCACCGTTATCGCGAAAGCCGCATACCAGCGCTATCACCTGTTTGGACATATCAAGGGATGGCACAATGGCCGTTACAG GTGGCCTAGATAGTCTAGTTAATGTGTGGCATCTAAACGTGGAGAGTTTGGAAAATGTCTATCAGCTGAACAACAACGAGTTACACTCCACCATGCACGGCCACACAGCCGCCATAACATGTCTAGCCATTGCTTCTAACGGACTTTTCGCCGTTTCCGGTTCGGAGGACAAACTTGTGTTGGTCTGGGGCTTGACCGTGGGCAATGCCGTTTTCACGTTCAGC GGCCACCAATCGGCTATCACCGCCGTGGAGGTAACCTCAGACAGCGAGAAGGTTGTGTCCAGTGACAAGGCGGGCGTCATAGCAGTCTGGCTGTCAGACAATGGGACGCTACTCAATTCAGTGATATGTCCAGCTACTAATCTATCAGTGACCAATAACATGAAATACCTAGTTAGCGGTGACGGCCATTTTTC GCTGCACATCTGGCCTTTGTCAATCAAAAACGAGGGAGGACCTTGGACGGAAAAATGGCCTGTCAGTCACACGGAAGAGATAACGTGTTTCGTGATAACGTATGACTCGTTGCAAATAATCACCGGGTCCAAAGACATGTCATTGAAAGTTTGGCAAATTAATGGTGGCAAACTGTCGCAG GTGTTGGTCGGACACGAAGACCAAGTAACGTGCGTGGCGGTGGCCATCAGCGACAAATCAATCGTTGTATCCGGTTCATGGGACGCCAACCTCATCATATGGGACATACACACAGGCGATGACAGACACCTGCTGACTGGTCATCTGGGTCATGTGACGTGCGTCAAGCTGAGCGGTGACGGTTCGGTGGCTCTTTCCGGGTCCGACGACAAACGCATAATCGTGTGGGACACGAAACGCGGAGTGGCGCTCACGTCTTTACAGCTGCACCTCCCCATTTTGGGCCTGTCCATGTCCACAGACGTGACCAGAGTCGCGGTACACCTGTACGAGAGCCAGTATTTGCCGATCACGCAGCTGATGAACACGCCCGCTCAGTACGTCAAGGTTCCGGTATTCATCAACCGAG AACACAGATCACTGGCCGCCAAAAAACCCACGAGGAGGATGTTGATCAAAGAATATTCGTTGGACTCGTACACGTGGCAACGGAAGTACGCGCACTTGACCTCGTCGATAACGCGGGCGGCCGTCGATGAAAAGCTTCGCCGGTTTTCCGTTTCGGCCAGCATGGAAGAAATATCAAAACAGGCCAATAATAACGAGAACATGGGATCACAG AATCTAGGTCCCGAACAGGCCGCTTTAGCACAATCGCAACACTTTGACCAATTGATCGCCGAATGGAACAACAAACGATCGCCTTCCAAATCAACGAGCCGACCGAACGTG tttTTATCCAAACAGAACTCGAGATCGAGCAGACAGCATTCAGCTGACGACGAGAGCCACGGCAGCGATG ATTTCATCTGA